A region of Moorena producens PAL-8-15-08-1 DNA encodes the following proteins:
- a CDS encoding ABC transporter ATP-binding protein, whose amino-acid sequence MTNPLLQLKQVSLTLSTRAKAAGIPILTDISFEVSQCDRISVIGPSGAGKTSLLRLLNRLSESTQGNIYLDNQNIRNISVLELRRQVMLVPQEPKLLGMTVQEALAYPLVLQQLPKKAIAQRTQGIRERLRIPAEWLERTELQLSLGQRQLVAIARALVVQPRIVLLDEPTSALDAGIASQVIRVFTDLAQKEQITILMVNHQLDMAELFCNRVLYLQDTQLLQDTTAEQINWQQLRERLVQAEAKASQEWA is encoded by the coding sequence TTGACTAATCCCCTGTTGCAGCTCAAACAGGTAAGCCTGACCCTTTCAACCCGGGCTAAAGCGGCTGGGATACCTATATTAACTGATATTTCTTTCGAGGTCAGCCAATGCGATCGCATCAGCGTGATTGGACCATCTGGTGCGGGTAAAACCTCTCTGTTGCGCCTGTTGAACCGACTAAGTGAGTCCACCCAGGGAAATATTTACCTAGATAATCAGAACATCCGGAATATCTCTGTCCTAGAATTGCGCCGACAGGTAATGCTGGTACCTCAAGAACCAAAACTGTTAGGGATGACCGTTCAGGAGGCTCTAGCTTATCCATTGGTATTGCAACAGCTGCCAAAAAAAGCGATTGCACAACGGACACAAGGGATTCGAGAGAGACTGCGCATCCCAGCGGAGTGGTTAGAGCGTACAGAGTTACAACTGTCTTTGGGACAACGGCAATTGGTTGCGATCGCACGAGCACTAGTTGTCCAACCAAGAATAGTGTTACTCGATGAGCCTACCTCAGCCTTAGATGCTGGTATAGCCTCTCAGGTGATCAGGGTATTTACCGATTTAGCGCAAAAGGAGCAGATCACAATTTTGATGGTCAATCATCAGCTAGATATGGCTGAGTTATTTTGTAATCGAGTCTTGTATTTACAAGATACTCAGTTACTCCAAGACACGACCGCTGAGCAGATTAATTGGCAACAGTTGCGAGAGAGATTAGTACAAGCAGAAGCTAAAGCATCTCAAGAATGGGCTTAA
- a CDS encoding FkbM family methyltransferase → MVFNANQLSEITIKLTATLTAEPLNQSLNLWMEDINIPSKINLSKSYQHVEKIFDKSSLLSTQKNGSPVICSSFEDWIKSPANQPLSPNHSNLGLATNFDILKAEALLVNHNDYHLPNKLVIVHENEQETNELYQEIFEEKTYIKHGITIHDGDCIFDIGANIGMFTLFAQQICKNARLFSFETLPDVFELLQINASLYGSNAKVFNFGLSKHSKSISSMIHQHNIEKIDLLKINADQPQLDILAGIKEKDWEKIQQIVMEVDQITAGIKLKQITNLLQRKGYQLVIDQEVLLADTGVYRIYASRNYQLNQFS, encoded by the coding sequence ATGGTATTCAACGCAAATCAACTATCTGAAATAACTATTAAACTAACAGCTACCCTGACAGCAGAACCCTTAAATCAATCTCTTAACTTATGGATGGAAGATATAAATATTCCATCCAAAATAAACTTATCAAAATCTTATCAACATGTTGAAAAAATATTTGATAAGTCTAGTCTACTATCTACTCAAAAAAATGGGAGTCCTGTCATCTGCTCTAGTTTTGAAGACTGGATCAAGTCTCCTGCCAATCAGCCATTATCACCAAATCACTCTAACCTAGGATTAGCTACCAATTTTGATATTCTTAAAGCCGAAGCCTTGCTAGTTAATCATAACGATTACCACTTACCAAATAAGTTAGTAATTGTTCATGAAAATGAACAAGAAACCAATGAATTATATCAAGAAATATTTGAAGAAAAGACCTACATTAAACATGGCATAACTATCCATGATGGCGATTGTATTTTTGATATAGGGGCAAACATCGGTATGTTCACCCTGTTTGCTCAGCAAATCTGTAAAAATGCCAGACTATTCTCCTTTGAAACCTTACCAGACGTTTTTGAATTGTTGCAGATCAATGCATCACTGTATGGCTCAAATGCCAAAGTGTTCAATTTTGGACTTTCCAAGCACTCAAAGAGTATATCTAGTATGATTCATCAACATAACATTGAAAAAATTGATTTACTCAAAATTAATGCTGATCAACCTCAGCTAGATATCCTGGCTGGCATCAAGGAGAAGGATTGGGAAAAAATTCAGCAAATTGTCATGGAGGTTGATCAGATTACAGCAGGGATAAAACTAAAGCAGATCACAAACTTACTCCAACGGAAAGGCTACCAGTTAGTGATTGATCAAGAAGTATTGCTGGCAGATACAGGGGTTTACCGTATCTACGCCAGCCGTAACTATCAGCTAAATCAATTCTCTTAG
- a CDS encoding acyltransferase family protein — MRLTSLDVFRGIAMASMILVNNPGSWSYVYPPLLHAKWHGFTPTDLVFPAFLFIAGVAMAFSLVKYTNNNQSVSQGYSRIGRRCAILFALGLLLNGFPTYDWDTIRIMGVLQRISLAYLLSAVAVLNLRRRGLWVLTGIVLLGYWAAMSLVPVPDYGAGNLTPEGNFAAYIDRMVLGTNHLYKQAQFDPEGLFSTLPAVVTVLVGYFVGDWLRHQPIQSRTSLGLVLFGLGCLGLGWVWDFWFPINKQLWTSSYVVFAAGWSMLLLAACYELIEVRGFRRWGWPLEVMGLNAIFLFVASGLVVRILYRTKVGTGDNAVSTYTWIYENLFRSWAGAMNGSLIFAIVNVLLWWLILYGMYRRRWLIRI, encoded by the coding sequence ATGCGTCTAACCTCCCTTGATGTCTTTCGAGGTATTGCCATGGCTAGCATGATTCTAGTCAACAATCCCGGAAGTTGGTCTTATGTCTATCCCCCGTTACTTCACGCTAAGTGGCATGGTTTTACCCCCACAGACTTAGTATTTCCTGCCTTTTTATTTATTGCTGGTGTAGCAATGGCTTTTTCCTTGGTCAAGTACACCAATAACAACCAATCCGTATCCCAAGGATATTCGCGTATTGGCAGGCGATGCGCCATTCTATTTGCCCTAGGCTTACTGCTCAATGGTTTTCCGACTTACGACTGGGATACTATTCGGATTATGGGTGTCTTGCAGCGCATTAGTCTTGCCTATCTCCTTAGTGCTGTAGCAGTGCTAAATCTAAGACGACGGGGTTTGTGGGTACTGACCGGAATAGTTTTGCTAGGGTACTGGGCAGCAATGTCTTTAGTACCAGTTCCTGATTATGGTGCTGGTAATCTCACACCGGAAGGGAATTTTGCTGCCTATATCGACCGTATGGTATTGGGAACAAACCATTTATATAAACAAGCTCAATTTGATCCAGAAGGACTGTTTAGCACCTTACCGGCGGTAGTAACTGTTTTGGTTGGCTATTTCGTTGGGGATTGGTTACGCCATCAACCGATACAGTCCCGTACTAGTTTGGGATTAGTACTATTTGGTCTAGGTTGTCTTGGTTTAGGCTGGGTTTGGGATTTCTGGTTCCCAATTAACAAGCAGCTATGGACAAGTTCCTATGTCGTCTTTGCTGCTGGTTGGTCGATGCTGTTACTGGCGGCTTGTTATGAGTTAATTGAAGTGCGGGGATTTCGCCGATGGGGATGGCCCCTAGAAGTGATGGGGTTAAACGCAATTTTTCTGTTTGTGGCATCTGGTTTAGTAGTTCGCATCCTGTATCGAACTAAGGTAGGGACAGGTGATAATGCTGTGAGTACCTATACTTGGATTTATGAAAATCTGTTTCGGTCGTGGGCGGGAGCCATGAATGGTTCTTTGATCTTTGCCATAGTCAATGTACTGTTGTGGTGGTTGATTCTCTATGGGATGTATCGGCGACGCTGGTTGATCAGGATTTAA
- a CDS encoding DUF6761 family protein, with protein MLQDPQAIRCYQKLTDSLVDLWNRGYSFDELRLYIDGYLSALKHTNTLESYIIYRLEEDATRYLRDPSNFEMVPMPQPETDYF; from the coding sequence ATGCTGCAAGATCCTCAAGCTATACGCTGCTATCAAAAACTTACTGACTCCCTAGTCGATTTGTGGAATCGAGGTTATAGCTTCGACGAATTGCGGCTATATATCGATGGCTATCTTTCTGCCCTAAAACACACAAATACCCTTGAATCCTACATAATCTACCGTTTAGAAGAAGATGCCACTCGTTATCTTCGCGATCCATCCAACTTTGAGATGGTACCAATGCCGCAGCCAGAAACCGACTACTTTTAA
- a CDS encoding MFS transporter: protein MQIFFLIWLGQLVSLLGSNLTEFALGVWAYQTTGSITQFALISLFIHLPNIIISPIAGTFVDRWNRRWAMILSDSVAGVSTLVVMALVFSGRLEIWHIYLVVAISSTFKAFQLPAYTAATTQLMPQEHLSRANGMMQASRATAKILGPTLAGVLLETIHLQGILLIDFITFIFALATLLRVQIPHLQSTHHTHQKQAHFSQLRQDLVSGWRYIAKRQGLRGLLMFFAVVYFSMGILQVLFWPLVLSFASSAELGVILSIGGCGMLIGSLVMTTWGGPKPRIYGIFSFVILQGLFLLLGGCRASVSLAALGAFGVLFAQPIIVSCNQTIWQNKVPANLQGRVFALQLAIENSLLILAHMLTGPLVDHVLEPMMATDGLLAGSIGHIIGVGPGRGMGLLLLLMGLLNILASFIAYRYPPIRRVEKELPDAIHPNLGLTSSSSV from the coding sequence ATGCAGATTTTCTTTCTGATCTGGTTGGGACAACTAGTATCCCTTCTGGGGTCTAATCTTACCGAATTTGCTTTGGGTGTTTGGGCTTACCAGACCACTGGTTCAATCACCCAATTTGCCCTAATTTCTTTATTTATTCACCTACCCAATATTATTATCTCACCCATAGCTGGTACATTCGTAGACCGGTGGAATAGACGCTGGGCGATGATTCTCAGCGACTCCGTGGCAGGGGTTAGCACACTGGTGGTTATGGCTCTGGTGTTCTCGGGCAGGTTAGAGATCTGGCACATTTACCTAGTCGTAGCAATCAGTTCAACGTTTAAGGCTTTCCAGTTGCCAGCCTATACAGCAGCTACGACTCAGCTGATGCCTCAAGAACATCTTAGCCGTGCTAATGGCATGATGCAAGCCTCTAGGGCAACTGCCAAGATTCTTGGACCGACCTTGGCGGGTGTGCTGCTGGAGACCATCCACTTGCAGGGAATTCTATTAATAGACTTCATCACATTCATCTTTGCCCTAGCAACATTGCTAAGGGTTCAGATTCCCCATCTCCAGTCTACCCATCACACTCATCAAAAGCAAGCCCACTTCTCTCAACTGCGCCAAGATCTAGTATCAGGCTGGCGTTACATTGCCAAACGCCAAGGACTACGAGGGTTGCTGATGTTCTTTGCCGTGGTCTACTTCAGTATGGGTATTCTTCAGGTGTTGTTCTGGCCACTGGTGTTAAGTTTTGCCTCCAGTGCTGAACTTGGGGTCATTTTATCTATTGGCGGTTGTGGGATGCTGATTGGTAGCTTGGTCATGACTACCTGGGGAGGACCCAAGCCCAGGATATACGGTATTTTTAGCTTTGTAATCCTGCAAGGCTTGTTCTTACTTTTAGGTGGGTGCCGCGCTTCTGTGAGCTTGGCTGCTCTTGGGGCTTTTGGTGTCTTATTTGCTCAACCTATTATCGTTAGCTGTAATCAGACTATCTGGCAGAACAAAGTCCCAGCTAATCTGCAAGGACGGGTCTTCGCCTTACAACTGGCAATCGAAAACTCGTTATTGATCCTTGCCCACATGCTAACCGGACCGTTAGTCGATCATGTTTTAGAACCGATGATGGCTACCGATGGATTGTTAGCAGGTAGTATTGGGCATATCATTGGAGTTGGTCCAGGGCGTGGGATGGGCTTGCTGTTGCTGTTGATGGGATTGCTGAACATCCTGGCAAGCTTTATCGCTTATCGATATCCACCTATACGGCGAGTGGAAAAGGAACTGCCGGATGCTATTCACCCTAACTTAGGTTTAACTAGTTCCAGTAGTGTTTGA
- a CDS encoding response regulator transcription factor, whose protein sequence is MGSVRIQIIEGNPHLRSLLGSHLKKSGYGVYQSQNLDQAKEDFHHRQPSLVILDSDLPDSDGVEFCCWLQQQRKSLILMLSARNSERDIVTGLKAGADDYLTKPFGIQEFMARVEALIRRLRITVAPLSLDYGDLKIDLVQRRVRFKEEFIDLTPQEFSLLYVLAQAEGMALSRSELLRRAWPNAIDNPRTIDTHVLALRKKIETDPRQPSIIQTVRNVGYRFNQGISDNDLKSGTELATHKSY, encoded by the coding sequence GTGGGCTCAGTGAGAATTCAGATTATTGAAGGAAACCCTCATTTGCGATCGCTTCTAGGGTCCCACCTAAAGAAATCCGGCTATGGGGTGTACCAATCACAAAATCTTGATCAAGCCAAGGAAGACTTTCACCATCGCCAACCCAGTCTGGTTATCCTAGACTCTGATTTACCAGACAGTGATGGGGTTGAATTTTGCTGCTGGCTTCAGCAACAGCGAAAATCTCTAATTTTAATGTTGTCTGCTCGTAATAGTGAAAGAGATATCGTCACTGGTCTTAAAGCTGGGGCAGATGATTACCTGACCAAGCCCTTTGGTATACAGGAATTTATGGCACGGGTAGAAGCCCTAATTCGTCGCCTCCGCATTACGGTGGCTCCCCTGTCTCTAGACTACGGTGATCTCAAAATTGATTTAGTCCAGCGTCGTGTCCGCTTTAAAGAAGAGTTTATTGACCTGACTCCCCAAGAATTTAGTTTGCTCTACGTACTTGCCCAAGCAGAGGGAATGGCTTTGAGTCGGTCTGAATTATTGCGCCGTGCTTGGCCCAATGCTATTGACAATCCACGCACTATTGATACCCACGTCCTTGCCCTGCGCAAAAAAATAGAAACCGATCCTCGACAACCCAGCATTATCCAAACGGTTCGCAATGTTGGCTATCGGTTTAATCAAGGGATAAGTGATAATGATCTAAAATCTGGGACAGAATTGGCAACTCATAAGAGTTATTAG
- a CDS encoding IS4 family transposase yields the protein MLSTLYQNHLKSKFTLAEYIFLKIFVNLLHSIKKVSVEKLANALPLPIKFESRRKRIQRFLSLPNLTIEEVWFPIVEELLKTYFNSETLIYLAIDRTNWGHINLVMVSLIWDKRGFPIYFTLLPKLGSSNLTEQKSVLSKVIPIFENYKICLLGDREFCSVKLAKYLQDLGVFFCLRLKKNEFVEYKKDNWVELNDLGLVPGVSLFIQGVKVTKTRGFFKFNVACKWQRKLKGTSPKEGWFLLTNLSNLKSAVSAYKKRFDIEEMFRDFKTGGYNLEDTKLEGERFISIVLLIAIAYTSATFQGQQIKRQGIQNYIGRVKESGRIERRHSSFYVGLYGQTWVNFKDVCIELVTELMRLNPNKRKYYQRGLRARSLIESGF from the coding sequence ATGTTATCCACATTATACCAAAACCACCTAAAAAGTAAATTTACTCTAGCCGAATATATTTTTTTAAAAATTTTCGTTAATCTCTTACATTCAATTAAAAAAGTTAGTGTAGAAAAGTTAGCCAATGCTCTCCCTTTACCGATTAAATTTGAAAGTAGAAGAAAAAGAATCCAAAGATTTCTATCTTTACCAAACTTAACAATTGAAGAAGTTTGGTTTCCAATAGTTGAAGAATTATTAAAAACATACTTCAACTCGGAAACGTTAATTTATCTAGCAATTGATAGAACAAATTGGGGTCACATTAATTTAGTCATGGTTAGCTTAATTTGGGATAAAAGAGGGTTTCCAATCTATTTTACTTTGTTGCCAAAGTTAGGGAGTAGTAATTTAACAGAACAAAAAAGTGTATTATCAAAGGTTATACCAATTTTTGAAAACTATAAAATCTGCCTATTAGGAGACCGAGAATTTTGCTCAGTTAAATTAGCAAAATACTTACAAGACTTGGGTGTATTTTTTTGTTTACGCTTAAAAAAGAATGAATTTGTTGAATATAAAAAAGATAATTGGGTTGAACTCAATGATTTAGGTTTAGTACCTGGAGTGTCTTTATTTATCCAAGGAGTTAAAGTGACCAAGACTAGGGGATTTTTCAAGTTTAATGTAGCTTGTAAATGGCAACGTAAACTCAAAGGTACATCCCCGAAAGAAGGATGGTTTTTACTGACCAATTTATCTAACTTAAAGTCGGCAGTTTCAGCTTATAAAAAAAGATTTGATATCGAGGAGATGTTTAGAGATTTTAAAACAGGTGGTTATAATTTAGAGGACACCAAGCTTGAAGGTGAACGCTTTATTTCTATAGTTTTATTGATAGCTATAGCTTACACTTCGGCAACATTTCAAGGTCAGCAGATTAAACGTCAAGGAATACAAAACTATATTGGTCGTGTCAAAGAATCTGGTCGAATAGAGCGGAGGCATAGTAGTTTTTACGTTGGTTTATATGGTCAAACCTGGGTTAATTTTAAAGATGTTTGTATAGAATTAGTAACCGAATTAATGAGATTAAATCCTAATAAACGAAAGTATTATCAACGAGGTCTAAGGGCTAGGTCGCTTATAGAGTCTGGATTTTAG
- a CDS encoding glycosyltransferase has translation MKIAIITSGFLPVIDGVTVSGLSRLQRLSQWGHQVLLFCPDYSALEDVYPNWRDYTGQILPGVRVINLPSTPFMDLDFERQVRRSSYSILLQELKKFQPDIIHVDEPERLFFGFFRVPGVAFAKKAGIPCVSFFRTNFLDYAEDYFSLPSVVVAGIKFIFKTILLSVYNSYDVTLVSSRITHKKIIDLGIKNTTYANLLGFDASKFSADLQEEQFFEKNYDLRGVDSKVKLVFLGRLTPDKGWEFTLNAFLRVVQEVNSDQIALIIVGDGPMRDEIATRLSKLTPNSYFLGRVPPENVPALLVNSDIHITASEKETRGLTILEAFAAGIPVLAPEAGGVVENIQDGLNGFLFTPQNQEDFSDKLKILIENPALRQEMGRNGRECVSQYGWDERVQNLIGIWENQIAQKTH, from the coding sequence ATGAAAATTGCTATTATCACCTCTGGATTCTTGCCTGTCATTGATGGCGTAACAGTTAGTGGATTATCTAGGCTACAACGACTGAGTCAGTGGGGACACCAGGTGTTGTTATTTTGTCCTGACTACAGTGCGTTAGAAGATGTCTATCCCAATTGGCGAGATTATACTGGTCAAATCCTGCCTGGGGTGAGAGTCATAAATTTACCAAGTACCCCATTCATGGACTTAGATTTTGAGCGTCAGGTGCGCAGGAGTTCCTATTCAATCCTCCTCCAGGAGTTAAAAAAATTCCAGCCCGATATTATTCATGTTGATGAACCAGAAAGACTGTTTTTTGGCTTTTTTAGAGTGCCTGGGGTCGCTTTTGCCAAAAAGGCTGGTATTCCCTGTGTGAGTTTTTTTAGGACTAATTTTCTCGACTATGCCGAAGATTACTTTTCTCTACCGTCTGTGGTCGTCGCTGGAATTAAATTTATTTTTAAAACCATATTGCTTTCAGTTTATAATTCTTATGATGTCACCCTAGTGTCTAGTCGGATTACCCATAAAAAAATTATCGATCTAGGCATTAAAAACACCACTTATGCCAATTTACTTGGCTTTGATGCTAGTAAATTCTCTGCGGATTTACAAGAGGAACAGTTTTTTGAGAAAAACTATGACCTTAGAGGGGTTGACAGTAAAGTTAAGTTAGTTTTTTTAGGTAGGTTAACTCCAGATAAGGGGTGGGAATTTACCCTAAATGCCTTTTTACGAGTTGTACAAGAGGTCAACAGTGACCAAATCGCACTGATCATTGTTGGTGATGGTCCGATGCGGGATGAGATTGCTACCAGGTTAAGCAAGTTAACACCAAATAGTTACTTCCTCGGTAGAGTCCCACCGGAAAATGTTCCAGCTTTGTTGGTCAACAGTGATATTCATATCACAGCATCTGAGAAGGAGACTAGAGGGCTAACTATATTAGAAGCCTTCGCTGCTGGAATTCCTGTGCTCGCTCCTGAAGCAGGTGGGGTAGTGGAGAATATCCAAGACGGATTGAATGGCTTTTTGTTCACTCCCCAGAATCAGGAAGATTTCTCCGACAAGCTCAAAATATTAATTGAGAACCCAGCGTTGCGACAGGAAATGGGTCGCAACGGTAGGGAGTGTGTTTCCCAATATGGTTGGGATGAGAGGGTTCAGAATTTAATCGGTATTTGGGAAAACCAGATTGCTCAGAAAACCCACTGA